The Brachyspira sp. SAP_772 genome includes the window AGGATGTAATATTATCTGTTAAGGATTTGAATGTTAAATCTCCGCATAGTGAAAAAAATATAGTAAAGAATGTTTCTTTTGATGTACGTGCGGGAGAGATAGTGTGTATTGCTGGTATTGATGGAAATGGTCAGACTGAGCTTATATATGCTTTAACAGGGCTTATGGATATGTATAGCGGAAGTGTTAGTTTGAATGGAAAGGATATTACTAATTTATCTATAAGAAAAAAGACATTAAGCGGTATAGGGCATATTCCTGAAGATAGGCATAAACATGGACTTGTACTTGATTATACGCTTGCTGAAAACACTATACTGCAAACTTATTTTACTGACAGATTCCAAAAAAATGGATTTTTGAAATTTAAAGAAATAGAAGATTATGCTAATGGACTTATAAAAAGATTTGATATAAGAAGTGCTGAAGGGGCTAAAACTTTTGCAAGGAGCATGTCTGGAGGTAATCAGCAAAAGGTAATAGTGGCAAGAGAAATAGACAGAAATCCTGATTTGCTTATAGCGGTTCAGCCTACTAGGGGATTGGATGTTGGAGCTATTGAATATATACATAAAGAGTTAATAGCACAGAGAGACAGCGGAAAGGCGGTACTTCTTGTATCATTAGAACTTGATGAAGTTATGAATTTGAGTGATAGGATACTTGTTATATATGAAGGTGAGATTGTAGCTAATGTGATAAATAATAAAGATATTACTATAAATGAATTAGGTTTATATATGGCTGGTTCTAAAAGGAGTGCTTAATGAGCAGTAATTTAAAAGATAAATTAGCAAATGTTTTAGAGAAAGAAGGTTTTGTAAATATCTTTTCATCTTTTCTTGCTATCATTATAGGTTTACTTTTAGGGCTTATAATACTTCTTGTAAGTAATGTGGGCGAAGCTTTTCCTGCTTTTATGACTATACTTTCTGGAGGTTTTTCTGGTGGCACAAGGGGTATAGGTCAGGTTATATATACAGCTACTCCTTTAATACTCACAGGGCTTTCTGTTGGTTTTGCTTTTAAAAATGGACTTTTTAATATAGGAGCTCCCGGTCAATTTATTATAGGGGCTTATGCTGCAGTGTTGGTTGCAATTAAATGCACATTCTTTCCTCCTGCTATTCACTGGATTATCGCTTTAATTGCATCTTTTATAGCTGGCGGTTTATGGGCTTATTTACCCGGACTTCTTAAAGCAAGGTTTAATGTTAATGAAGTTATTTCAAGCATTATGATGAATTATATTGGTATGTATCTTACTAATTATTTAGTTACATTAACAGTTTATGATATGCTTAAAAATCAATCGCAAAATATTCCTCCTTCTGCTACATTACCGGGTATGGGGTTAGATGTATTATTTAGAGGCTCTAGTGCTAATGGCGGTTTTTTTGTGGCTGTTATTGTTGTTATTATAACTTATATAATACTTTCTAAAACTACATTTGGCTTCGAGCTTAAGGCTTGCGGATTAAACAAAGATGCCAGCAGATATGCAGGAATTAATGAAAAGAGAAATATTGTGCTTTCTATGGTGATAGCTGGTGCTTTAGCTGGGCTTGGCGGAGGACTTCTTTATTTATCTGGTATTGGTAAGCATATTGAGGTTATTGATGTACTTGCTGAAGAGGGTTTTATGGGAATACCTATTGCATTACTTGGTCTTTCTCATCCTATTGGTATTTTGATTGCGGGGCTTTTCATTGCTCATATTACTGTTGGCGGATTTTATATGCAGGTTTATGATTTTACACCTGAGATAATAGAGATGATTATTGCTTCTATCATTTATTTTAGTGCTTTTGCTTTGCTTTTTAAATCTATTGTTGGATTTATATCTAAAAAAGTAAATAAAAATAGAGAGACAAATGCTAATGAGTAAAAATGCAATGAGTAAAAGACAAATAAAAAGGAGTTTTCAATGGATACAATTTATTTTTTAGTACAGCAGACTATGTTTTTTTCTATTCCTCTTTTACTTGTTGCTTTAGGGGGAATGTTTTCTGAGAGGAGCGGGGTTGTTAATATTGCTCTTGAAGGAATAATGATAATAGGTGCTTTCGCGGGAATATTTTTTATAAGCAGGCTTGGGCCAAATTTCCCTCCTGTTGTTACATTATTTTTGGCTATGATTATATCTGCTTTAGCGGGTATTATATTTTCTCTTTTTCACGCTTATGCTGCTATTAATATGAGTGCCGATCAAGTTATTAGCGGTACTGCTTTAAATATATTTGCTCCTGCTTTTGCTATATATGTTACAAGAGCTATACAAACTGTTCAGCAAATAAGTTTTGTTAATAATTTTAGAATAGAGTCTGTGCCTATACTTGGAAGTATTCCTGTTATTGGCAATTTATTATTCAAAAATACTTATATAACAACTTATATAGGCTTTGTTATACTTGCTTTATCTTGGTTTGTTCTTTATAAAACAAGATTCGGCCTTAGGCTTAGAAGCTGCGGAGAGCATCCTCAAGCTGCTGATTCTGTGGGTATTAATGTTTATAAAATAAGATATATTGGTGTTGCTATTTCAGGTGCTTTGGGCGGACTTGGAGGATTAGTATTTATTATACCTACTTCTACAAACTTTAATGCTACAGTTGCAGGATATGGATTTTTGGCTTTGGCAGTATTAATATTTGGTCAATGGAAGCCTATTAAAATACTTTATGCTGCTTTTTTCTTTGGGCTTATGAAAACACTTGCTTCAGCATATTCTGGTATACCTTTGCTTGCTAATTTGCCCATATCAAACAGCATTTATAAAATGATACCTTATATTGCTACTTTAATTGTACTCTCATTTACTTCTAAAAGCTCTCAAGCCCCTAAAGCTTCTGGAGTGCCTTATGATAAAGGAGCAAGATAATAATATTATTATTTTAGATAATATTTTATTATTAATTAAATAAGTAGTATTTTAATAAATATTAAGTAGTTTCTCTTTCTATTAGATGCGGTTCAAATACTATGTGGCTAGCAGTATCTTTTTTATTTTTTATATTTTCAATGATTATGTTTGCTATTTTTTTGCCTACTTCTTTGGAAGGAATTTCTACAGAAGTTATTGCAGTTTCAAGCCAAGCCCCTATATAATTGCCTGTTAAACTGATTATTTTTATTTGCTGTGGTACTTTAATTTTTTTATTTTTTAAAGCCCTCATTACTCCTATTCCTTGCATATCTGTTGATACTAATATTCCATCTATATTTGGGTTTGTTTCTAATAAATTATAAACAGCATTATAACTGCCTTCTAAAAAATCAAGAGCCGTTATTTCTGCAACATTTTCTTGATAATTATTTTCTGCTATTGCTTTCTTATATCCATCATATCTTTCTTTATATGGTATTATATCTTTAGACCCATTTATTAATCCAATATTTTTACATCCTTTAGAGATTAAATATTTAGTACCATCATAACCAATGGTTTCATAATTTGCTGCTACACTAGATATGGTATTATCATATTTCCTTATTATTTGAATTATTGGTATTCCTCTTTTATGTATTTCTTTTATTAATTTTTTATTTTTTCCGCAAGAAGCTATTGCTATTGCATCCACAAAACCTTTGCTTAAATGTTTTAAACAATTAGCTTCTATAGAAGGGTCATCTTGAGTATTTGATATTATGGTGTTATAACCAAGTTTTCTGCATTCTATTTCTATGTAATATGTTATATCTGCAAATATATTTAAAGATATGCTTGGAACTATTACAGCTATAGTTTTACTTTTTCCTTCTCTTAAATTTTTAGCTAACAGATTTGGGCTATAATTAAGTTGCTTAGCAGCATTTAATATTCTTAATTTAGTTTCTTCCTGAACGTATGATTTTCCATTTAATGCTCTTGATACAGTACTCACATCAACATTTGCTAGCTTAGCAACATCTTTTAACGTACTCATATTATTCCTAATTTTTTTTAATAAAATAATTCGGAATAAAGTATATAATATAATTTTGATATGTCAAATATATAGGGAGTATGTTAATATTACCCCCTATATATTTTTTATTTATTATTAGAATAGGTCTAGTATGGATTTTGCAAATTGAGGAAAAGAATTTTTTAATGCATATAATGTCATAAATAATGCAAACAAATAACTTATAGTCATACATATTTGTAATATAATAGGTTGTTTATAGCCTTCGTTTATATCCTTACGCCATATTAATAATACAATAAATAATCCCGCTACAGGAGTTGCTACAGATGTTGCAACATTTGCTAAATATATAAGCTGCACAGGAGAACCATTATATAAAAAACATATAATAGAGCATACTATTATTAAAATCATAGATTCTATTTTTACCATTTTATTTTCTAATTCTACTGGCTTATTAAAACCTGCATTTAGAAGTACTATACTTC containing:
- a CDS encoding ABC transporter ATP-binding protein — encoded protein: MEYVVEMLGITKRFKGIVANDNITIQLKKGEIHALLGENGAGKSTLMSVLFGLYKQEEGIIKVNGKEVNIDNPNTANALGIGMVHQHFKLVHNFTALENIMLGVETVKNGVLQVDDARKKVMELSKTYGLEIYPDAIISDLTVGMQQRVEILKMLYRDNEILIFDEPTAVLTPHEIEELMKIMKSLTKEGKSILFITHKLNEIKEVADRCSVLRKGKYIGTIDVKTTTKEEMSEMMVGRKVALVVEKTEAKPKDVILSVKDLNVKSPHSEKNIVKNVSFDVRAGEIVCIAGIDGNGQTELIYALTGLMDMYSGSVSLNGKDITNLSIRKKTLSGIGHIPEDRHKHGLVLDYTLAENTILQTYFTDRFQKNGFLKFKEIEDYANGLIKRFDIRSAEGAKTFARSMSGGNQQKVIVAREIDRNPDLLIAVQPTRGLDVGAIEYIHKELIAQRDSGKAVLLVSLELDEVMNLSDRILVIYEGEIVANVINNKDITINELGLYMAGSKRSA
- a CDS encoding ABC transporter permease, which codes for MSSNLKDKLANVLEKEGFVNIFSSFLAIIIGLLLGLIILLVSNVGEAFPAFMTILSGGFSGGTRGIGQVIYTATPLILTGLSVGFAFKNGLFNIGAPGQFIIGAYAAVLVAIKCTFFPPAIHWIIALIASFIAGGLWAYLPGLLKARFNVNEVISSIMMNYIGMYLTNYLVTLTVYDMLKNQSQNIPPSATLPGMGLDVLFRGSSANGGFFVAVIVVIITYIILSKTTFGFELKACGLNKDASRYAGINEKRNIVLSMVIAGALAGLGGGLLYLSGIGKHIEVIDVLAEEGFMGIPIALLGLSHPIGILIAGLFIAHITVGGFYMQVYDFTPEIIEMIIASIIYFSAFALLFKSIVGFISKKVNKNRETNANE
- a CDS encoding ABC transporter permease; protein product: MDTIYFLVQQTMFFSIPLLLVALGGMFSERSGVVNIALEGIMIIGAFAGIFFISRLGPNFPPVVTLFLAMIISALAGIIFSLFHAYAAINMSADQVISGTALNIFAPAFAIYVTRAIQTVQQISFVNNFRIESVPILGSIPVIGNLLFKNTYITTYIGFVILALSWFVLYKTRFGLRLRSCGEHPQAADSVGINVYKIRYIGVAISGALGGLGGLVFIIPTSTNFNATVAGYGFLALAVLIFGQWKPIKILYAAFFFGLMKTLASAYSGIPLLANLPISNSIYKMIPYIATLIVLSFTSKSSQAPKASGVPYDKGAR
- a CDS encoding LacI family DNA-binding transcriptional regulator — translated: MSTLKDVAKLANVDVSTVSRALNGKSYVQEETKLRILNAAKQLNYSPNLLAKNLREGKSKTIAVIVPSISLNIFADITYYIEIECRKLGYNTIISNTQDDPSIEANCLKHLSKGFVDAIAIASCGKNKKLIKEIHKRGIPIIQIIRKYDNTISSVAANYETIGYDGTKYLISKGCKNIGLINGSKDIIPYKERYDGYKKAIAENNYQENVAEITALDFLEGSYNAVYNLLETNPNIDGILVSTDMQGIGVMRALKNKKIKVPQQIKIISLTGNYIGAWLETAITSVEIPSKEVGKKIANIIIENIKNKKDTASHIVFEPHLIERETT